The Sander lucioperca isolate FBNREF2018 chromosome 4, SLUC_FBN_1.2, whole genome shotgun sequence DNA segment CATACGGGCCATGGATATAAAACTATCTCATAAATAATCCTGTCTTCGTTTTCAATCTGTATCAACATGGTTGGTCATCTTGACGCATGCAAAGGCTGCAGCTGTTCAATGGTGTTTAGAGGAAcaaaagaacataaaaaattcTCTCAGCACACTATTTCTTGCCTTCAGTGATCATGATGCTCATGGCCATGTGATTCCCAGGCTTAGGAAAAGCTGTAAGGAAATGTGTTGTCTTATTATCTCCTATCAAATCCTAACGGATCAGTTTGAGTTCAAAGAAATCTTTCCAGCTTCTGTCCCAGATAACTTATGTAAGATTTCTATATGGAATGTGTCATAGCATATTTATATAACAATGAATACTGTAGTCAGATAATGCATACCATAAATACTACAGTTCTATGTCTTTCAGCGATTTGGATTATAGGAGCTAAAACTTAAATCTGATTGTATATTAATATTGTGTGTCTGAGTGGATGTACGTTTGAATCCAAAGAAAAGTCACGGCCACAGACGTTTGACCTCCTAGTCACCCCAATATGAAGGTAACCTCCAAAGCACCATCCCTTTTAATAGTGATAgaagtaataaaaacaaaacattgtagGGATATTACATATATCTAGTAGAAAATCCCATAAGCAAGTAAGCAAACGGATAAAAGCaagttaaaaaatatgttttaagtaCACAGAACACACCCTCAAATCTCCAGGAAGGAACTAAATGCAGCATCACAGTAGACTTGAGACCTTGAATGAGTTACATGCATAGTGATCTGTTTGGGACACAAATTGGGAAGAAAACTGTGCAAAGTTATTTAAAGTAAGGCTTTTCTGAACAGGAGCTGCAGTGGTCATAATGTGACAGCTACGGTGATTGTGTGCTGACAATGTACATGGTGAGAATGTATGGAAGAGATGTAAAAGAAGGAGGAAAAAAGCTACCAAGTAAGGATCTAACATCCCAGATGATAGTAAAGGGTGGGGGGTTGACCGCAGCAAAATTGTCCTCTTATATGCCCCTATGGTGGATAAATCATGAGACAGTGCCCTCTacggcagtggttcccaacttggggtccggggacccctaaggggggcggcaaagatcacagggggggcgcaagtctttatctggtttgaggttgaggtaaaaaaaaaaaaatatttgcaatgttaatgttaaacaaattatgataatacactagaatatataatgtatacaaaagtctgtataaaaactatatatttttgttctcgcttaaacatgaaggcaggctacttagtagaccaaacctccgggacctcttaacctgggacccttgctgtcatcaggtcagctgctagctgctatcatcctcgtttttcctgccgccacggcatcactattttatgaacgaaacatggcggagaaacgtaaaagtgctgataactcctctgtatcaaaaaagaaagtaagggaaagttacctaaacttcggtttcggagggggggctcagcttttcttagacatacgtagggggggcgccaaggaaaaaagatTGGGAACAACTGCTCTACGGTGCCCTTTCAGTGGAGAAAATGAAGTGCCCTCTTGGGTGCCTGTAAATGGAGAAAACATGATGCAGTGCAATAGGCTGCCCTACATGCTAGAAGTCTCTGCCCCTGCCCCTCAGACAGCCTGTTTCTGCCACCAGCTGTAGCAACAAAACCCTTAAGAGTATTAAATTGAGCAAGAGTGTGTTTAAGTGCTTATGAATTCAAGTTTACATTTGTACGTGGGatattgttttatatatatacttacATTACATAGTCTCACTTAAACCTACAataaaagattgttttggtagCTTTCGAAAGAAAcaaggtgataatatgtcagtgttaaGTATGGAAACAAGTTTGCCACATCAATTTAGGCTGATAGCATATTGCTTATTTGCACATCTAGCAAGATATGGGGAGGcaacattgattaaaaatgtataaaattcaCTGTCAAAAATGAACTTTGCCAGAGGTGTAGCTgtaaaaaaggccatagtaacacttgctctctctcctgagATGATCGACCAATCAGTGACGAGAGTCATTGCTTTGATCTCCTGCCAATCACTCTCGCTCAGACAGGAGAAGGGCACAGACCGCAGCAGCTGTAAAACAGACTTTTCTCTAGCTTTTCTTTCCCGTTTGGACTTGTTGAAGTGATGTGTGTGTAGCCCAGAACaaccacatccaacttcacatgtaaCGCTTCATAGTTGGCTGTGCCccccttttttttattattataattttttatttatttattcatattttatgtttattcGTTATTGTGCAAATCCGTGCTCATGTGCACATATATAATTGTAGTATTCTAGTGCATTATATTTGTATATGGATGCAGAATTTGTCATACAtttacatacttacatactacTTTCATCTCGATTTTGTATTAATTTAACATAACTGTTGTGATCCCCTTgttgtgggagggggggtgggggataGATGCGCTATGTGCGATTGCTCTGTTTGTGTGCGCTGTTTGTGCATGCTGtctgttctgttttttgttgctgtgcttgtttatgttgtaaagaaaatgaaaacccaataaatacatgtttgaaaaaaaaaaaaacacttcatagttaacttcatgttcAAGTCATAAATAAATCTTCCTGgacatctctggttcaagtTCTCACCGGACACCCTACAGCGGACTAGTATTTCAGTAGCCAGTTTTTCAGTAGTTTTTACAGTAGCGTTTAGTCTCAGCCCATTCTACGATCTAAACTGATATAAACAACTGTACCAGAGAGCCTGAACCAAGATTGTGAcgtcaaaataaattaaagatcATACATAGTGCAGCACTGCGGTctaaaagtatatatatttttttattcaagtaATTTAATTATCTCAGCATTTTTCTTAGCATATGACAATCTAAAGACTATAGTATTCCAAGAAATTTTAAGAAGTCAGATGTGACCCCCACTCTTCAGATTTACACAAATAGTCTGAAATTCATATTGATTCTATCAATATGAGGCCTTGGTGGATGCGTGAACATTCATTCCCACATGTTGCAGCAAAGGACTTAAAATGTGTTAACTTGAGAGCAGCGATTAACTTCTTGTTATTGCCACAAATTATCACCATCCTCATGGACGTCATAAGCAGTGTTTACCAGGATGTAGCCAAGTATTCAGACTTCCAACATGCTGCTCATATCCAATAGGACTCTGGACATCTGTTGGTAAGAACCACTGGGTGCTTTCAGGACACAGGGCAGTATTTCAAGCTTTGAGATGTGTAGAAGGGTTTACTCACAGAGTGGGAAGTGATGACTTGCCCGACAGGGTTTCGGTGGGGTTTCTCTTGGAATCTTTTCAACCAAAGCAGTTCAGTCAATTCCATTTGTGAGTTTCGTGCCCGTAAGCCTGTTTAATATAGAGCAAGTTGTATTTGAACTGCGAGGATTAATCCTGTGTAACTGAAGCAGAAAATGTGCCCATCACCCCTTGATCACCTTTACTGTATGTACAAGATCATGCCAAGGATTACCCACTGTATCACCAGCAGCTTGTTCAACAGTATTTGGGGCACTTTGGTGGCCTGATTTATCAGTTTTCAGAGTCATGTTGAAGTGCAGCTTAGTCTCCAGGAGTGGGGGTTGAACATGAAGGCGTGCTGCTGAGGTAACAGAGATGGCAGGCCTATCTGGCCTCATTTACTCCTGGGTTGTAAACACGGAGGCTCAAACGATTGGTATTTTTAGCTCATTCTCACACAGAAGAATGCCAGTGCTCATGGGAAACGTCTTTGAAATGCCAACATTTGTCTTGTCTCCGCATGACAGCACATGGATTAGAAGACGTTCACTGCAGACTCTGAGTCTTGTAGATCATCTCTACTTCTCACAGTGTGCGGAGCTCAACAGACCCCCATCAGGCTGGTCAGTAGCGGCCGCTCATCATCCTCTCCATGACCTCTGACCAAAGCACAGAGAAAACCGAAACAACTCTCAGAAGCGAAGGCAAGGATTAATAGAAAAACGTCAACTGCTGTGAGGAATTAACAAGAAATCGTACAGCTGCAgtttattacatttcatttatttttattgactGATGCATGTGTTACGCACACTTTGGGACATTCTGCATAATTCAGAATAAGTGTCATAATGTTTTAATTCACAACAACCGACTGTTATCTTTTACTTCGTCAACATGCTCATCACTGGTGGCCTCCGTCCAGTGACTACAGAGGGAAATGAGCTTTAAGCTATATCTGGTGCAATACATGTgttgtccctgttaaataaacaatacaaagtTTAACAAGTCAGTTTAAAAATAGATCATATTGTATAAGCTCAAACACAAGCTTACCACATTCAAAGTCAGTTGAGCAGTTTCTGCATGTTATAGACTGTGACCCTTGTTCCAAGCTTTGGGTTACTTAGACTTActtatacattatattatacatTCCCGTGATGTTAAAAAGAGTACTTCACCAATTTCTTCACCATTGCACTCCTATAACACAATGaacagttagttagttagttagttagttagttagttagttagttagttagttggttggttggttggttggttggttagttagttagctaatcttttatttaaacaggCATTATTATTAACAAGATATCTTTGTCAAGAGACCTTGCACAAGAACAAATTCACAACACACAATGTCCATACAAAATAGACATTATTTCTAAATTAAGGGATACAGTTACTTTTGCCATTCAAATGAGTATAATGTTTTAAAATCTGAAAtcaaaaacttaaattacttcAATTATTGCTCTTTATTTTTACTAACTTGATAAAGACTGGacttaaaggggcactccaccaattttacacatcaagTTCTGTTTACCTCTCACATGGAGTACGACTTTGGGGTACTGTAGGATCCAACTTGACTTGTCCAGCTGGGGCCTAAACGTTTATTGGCCTTAATTCTGTCTCTTGTGTTTCCCCCAAACAAGTTGACTAAATTTATAAAACATTTTGGAGTAGCCCTTTAGTTTAATTCCCCACATAATGCAGTTATCTTTACTTCCGAAATGTGCAGTGAAATCTGACTATGGTATTATTAAGCTCTTGCTGTAGGCctactttgatttatttttaatttaagtgGTAACTTAATTGTCCTATAGGCTATTAACAGGCTGATGATCGCCCTGCAGTTGATACAGTACATCagtgatcttcaacagggggtccgggacccctagggggttctcagagtcaatgcaggggggcctccaaattcttgttaatttttgaaagattgatgaatccaacatattagcaaatataaatccccactgcttactggcttATAAGGTAGTACACAGATAGTTAATCCTAATGATTAACTGTGcaacatgtttaacattaaaacatgatttataaaataatgccaacaattattaggctatttgaatagtttagtattctatgcaaaacaAGATATGTATAAAGACTTTAGGCCGCCCTGCAGGTTATTGTATgaccaattaaaaaaatatgcaacggtgcccgcgggcaccaggcctgttctaaaaatgaaaattgaatattgacattatctgatTCCCAcgttgttaagtcattgttgataattattgtgagaaataattaacgtgatcagtgtcttcacatagatgactatcattaatcattaataatcatattcacatcaactaaaggcaaactgagcaaatttgttatttcagaagagtgtatcaaactggtagcccttcgtatgactcagtaggcctacccatgaagtagctctcagtttcaaaaaggttgttGACCCAgagggtccctgctccatctctctttgagttaaggggtccttggcttaaaaaaaacaaagacccCTGCAGTACATTGTCAGCgaaggagggaggagatgaGATGCATCCtattgacagagagggggagagagtgaGACCGAGCGCATCATTAGAAAGTCTCACACTTGATTCAAGCGAGCGTCACTCCTTTGACAGCTGGACGTTCGTGGGACAGCGCGCGTGATAacgacaaaaaaagtcaaagtgacAGGTTACACTTGTTGGCACACAGCTGAGCTCAGTGTGGGGATGCTTTCGGTATCCTGCGCATCAATGGAGATGTTTGGTAATGGTAGAGTGGCAAATAGGACCTGTACTTCACCGGGAGTGTTCGGAAATTAGCAGGGGCTCGTGCATGTAGGCTACTCCACTTAGCACGCATGAACTTTTCGGTCCTCCACGCGCCGAGTTGCATCCTTCTCACGGACAATGAAGACGAGTCGCAAATGCAGGAGCCTTCTGTCGGTTAGCTTGAACTTCTTCGCCCTGTTCTTCTCAATAACGGCGTTTATAACGACTTACTGGTGCGTGGGGACCCAGAGAGTCCCCAAGCCAAAGTGCAGCAAGCTGAGGACACACCAGTGCATAGACTACGGAGTGAACGAGACAGACCCGAACAAAGTGGTGTACAGCTGGGAGACCGGGGACGACAGGTTTCTGTTTCGACAGTTCCACACCGGCATCTGGTTCTCATGTGAGGAAAATATCCACGATGAAAGTAAGAGGAGAaggtgtgtggatgtgtgagcTAGCTTAACTTTATACCTCACCGCGAGACACAGTTATTTGATGCTCAAGGAGACATTTCACTGCTTATATGCAATGATTTATGGTGCTGAGAGGTTCCACTTTCAAGTGACTGACTGTTATCGCAGGATTGATTCTGTCACCTTCACTGGTTTGTCCAATGAAAAAGTTTTGATGAGGAaatgatgaaaaatagcctttatGTAGAACAATTGTATTTTCTCATTGCTTATaattatattaatacatttttaatgataGGCCTACCATTGATTTAAATATctattttgaaaatcaatttGGGGCTATTATAACTGAAAATTGCACACAAAAAGTGCTTTCCCCTCCTCATATTTCACTCCTTCCATTTCCCTatcttttgttttaattgttaCAGAtaagatcatcatcatcatcatcatcatcatcatcatcatcaccacagtTTACTTAAACTGACACCAGGCCTATAACTAGTCACTCACCATTCACATTTTAAAACCCAAACAAAGAAATTAATGTTCACCTGAAAATCACGTCAGTCATTTTAAATCCCTCATCTGTCATAATGGAGCTCTCATTTCAGCTCTCACTCAGCTCTAATGGAGATTAGTGGCAAAAGTGTAATCAAGCCAGATTAGTCCTCTCTGGTTAGTTCACTGCAACTTGATCAGGAATTGTCCCAGCACCCACCTTCAATCTCAGTAAAACAGCAGCTATATATCAGCCTATAACTTTGATAACGTGCTAATAATACCCCACATATTTTTATGATGCTCAAGACTAGAAATGAACCACACATTGAGATTACTCTAAAAGGAATTCCTAGCACATGTCCATCTCATGAAGTGGCTGTACAATGATGGGGGGGGCTGAGACAGCTTGAGTTGATAAGGATTATGTAACAGGGGCCTTGATGAGTTTTTCCTCAAAACAGCTGTTGCCACCCTCCTTCTATACCTGATTAAAGTGTTCCACTTACAACAAATCCAGAGAATCGCTCCGCTCAACAGATGACAAAGGGAAAACATCTCATCTGCAGGAATGTGCAGTGTCAAGGGCCATTTTTTATGTTCTGTTCATTAATTTGACACAGGCTTTCATTACGTCTCAAAGTGTGTTTAAGGTTTAACAGGCATGCGCGTAATTACAGTGCATGTTTTTTTGCAGAATAATATCGCTATCCTATTCTTTAACTGTAATTTTATGCAAAGTACCTGTAATTCAATAGGACaagaactagggctgcacaattaatcgcaattttattgaaatcgcaatatgaactagtgcaatatccaaatcgcaggggggcgcaatatttgttaaaggcaaaatatgtgtcaaaccattctaaaataaagtattagattcagattcagattcactGAGATTCACTTTATTAGCCATTTGCAGTGTAACCCACattggaaaaaaatgtgcaaGGAGCTCAGAGTGCAAGGTCAACACATAAAGGGacacaacataaaaacagacaAGCAAATGCCACATAAAACCTCAATATTAAAATACTATACAATAAAAACCATACATAAATTTAAAGTGCCTAGTTTAAGGTGCTTTGTTTAAAATAATCACAGCCTGTGGAAAGAAACTGTTTAAATAGCGATCAGTGGAACATTTGACAGAACGATACCTTctcattctaaaataaagtattatggtgctgcagagacatcccggcctacaaatcgtatcctacagactaaagaaaaaatctttgtttggtacagatcctcgacAAAAATTCACacttcaatcattttttttttagatttttcaatgaaaatgagaataatgatacaaaaatgataattccctccaatatcgtgaatcatatcgcaatatcagtcaaaataatcgcaattagatattctCCACACTGAATCAGAAACCCAAACAACTGCATTTCTGACATATGCCTCTTATTCAACATTCTGTTCATTTCTGAACTTATGAACTCTGAATTTGCTGCGGCTGTGTGGTCATCGGGCAGGAGGTCACACTCTGTCTAAGCCGATCCAGAGAAACAAACCTGGACAGAATTTGGGAATTTAACACAGATTAGGACTTGGACTGAGGTCTGTAAGAGTTCAGTACTAagtgcatttatttattcagttttGTTTAATCCCAAACCAGCCTCTGAACTTTCCCACAAACACATTACGGACTTATTTCTGAACTGCCACATAGTGAATTCAACAAAAAGTATTGGCTAGAGATGCTACTGCTACCGTTCTGTGCTAAGTCATAAGTCATGACaatatgttgtttttctgcTTTAGGTGAGATGTGCAGAAGCTTCATCGACTTGGCTCCTGCATCAGAGAAAGGTGAGTGTCCACTGCTCATCATCAGGAGGTCCAATTACGATCAAAAGCtctttaaagctgtagtgcgtagtttctgtctcccccatgaggaattctaagttaTGACAACAATACTGTGGtagcatccacatgatacaagccttccgtgatcgcgcactgcccccacccctcctcctcgcagttgctagtagccaaggaggacacggaggattaaaaaaacatgatggactcttcagaagaggtcattatcttcactcgagtttctgcgcgggaaaaacaccggacaccacaatcttctgaacacagccatactgagaaatacagagagagttgtgtggagctgatagtcttaattagctttgtagcaactcatttggcaaaggcttgaatgtaacggatgttcattaatatcgaaaagttacgcactaaagctttaacaataGTGAAACAGTTACTATCTATTTAGTCGAGTTTGCATGTTTAAATGCTGTTTGGAAGAGGTTAGGAAGGTTTATTGTATTATCGAGGCATCCTCACTGATCTTCCACAGGCATGGCTATGTGCAAAGAAGTGTGATGGCTTGAGGCACATCGGTTTCTTTCCAAAATAAATATATCATGGCGGcacagtggctcagtggttagcactgctgcctcacagcaagtagGCACTGCAGAGTTCAATCCCTGGTCCGGGCAAGGCACGTTCTCCCTGTGTTTCTGTGGCTTTCCTTCGATTGCTCcagtttcctcccaccataaagacatgcatgatagataactaggactacagttgaaaattagccggctggctaacactggcacaatTACGgacatgttgattaatgtgcattgtcttcatacataaatgtttatgaaacATCCTTCAAAATCTCTTAAAATGATTATTTTGACAATGACAGCACAGTACAGTCTCCAAAGGCGCAACCAAATAGTGAAGTTATATATACATTTCCTATTGATAAAGGTATGATATCAAACATTAACAATGATTATCTACTGAGCTATGGAGGGCGATTGTTAACCTGTACTGTGAATACGTACAGAGTATCATCTTTGGTCTGCTACTCACTTCCCAGTTCCCAAATTCATCAAGCACTTAACTTTCATTTTGGGCATTTGGGCCCTTTTAATGTGAAACTATAGAGACCCAGATGCAGCGACACACATTTTTTGTTAACTTTTAGGGTTTTCAGCTGTGTGGACACTGTCGTTTGAGAAATACttgtcttcctgtctctctgtgaAGTGATTGAATAGGAAGAAAGACGAGAGGCAGACTGCAATGGAGATGCAATTACGCTTGGCTTGACTCATTAGAAAGCTGAATAAGACTCGGAGCAAACTGGAGAGCTCTGACATCAGTTGAAATTCAGCATCTTACCAGGCGGACAAGTTAACATCAACCCCTATTAGCTGCCTAAGGAACCACTGCGATGTTAGATTAGATCGCACACTTGTCCAAAACATAtaattttgtctgttttaaacTGGTATGATTCAAACAATGTAAGCATTGCCCCATTCAACATCAGTACATGTAAAAGGACATGAAACAACTACACTACTTACTCAGGCTGACCATGAACTTATTGtaacatactgtaaatatactgtaagtcatatcacattttaaaatgtaaatatttgatGTTATCGTAATCAAATGTGCCCATTTTGCAGGGATGCTGTGGCTGTCCCTGGTTTCTGAGATGTTGTACATTATTCTGCTGGTGGTGGGCTTCAGCCTCATGTGTTTAGACCTGGTCCACTCCAGCAACGTCATTGATGGACTAAAGCTCAATGCCTTTGCTGCCGTCTTCACTGTGCTCTCAGGTCgtcacatttttatttcttattaacTGAAAGGCTTTTTTTGTGTGCCTGCACTGCACTATAGTCAAGTTTTCCAGTATCCACAATATATTATATCCCATCTTGTGGTAAGCAGGACATGATGAATGGATAGGGGATTTAATGAAGAATTTAATGCTATCAAGATTGGCATCTCATTATTTCGTTTGTGCATATTTGTGCGTGCATGAAAAGGCTTTACTGTCAGTGTGACAGTACacatcattttatttctgaagAATTCTTTGCACGCAGTTTGCATTTGAACCACGAGCCATGCAGCCATCAAACTAACCACATATTTATTTCAGGTCTTCTTGGCATGGTCGCTCATGTGATGTACACACAGGTCTTCCAGGTCACTGTCAGCCTCGGCCCACCTGATTGGAGGCCCTACAACTGGGACTACGGCTGGTCCTTCTGGTATGACTCCACAGGCATGCAGCAGAAATCAAAGATCGTactcatattatgtttttttttttaccaatatcACATGAAGCgctgctatataaataaagtcaaCTCACCGATTAAAAGACCAGATGAGGGATTCCATTCTGCATGTAGCAGCACCAAAGAGTTGGTTGTCGCCCTGCTGTCACTACTCCGCAGCGTCACTGTTTCTAATGAAAAAAGCCCAAAGCTCTCATGTTGTGGCAGGATTAGGTTTTGGTGTCCAAAGCCCCAATACAGTTGTGATTGGAATTGCATAAGGGGATGATATCTCACTCCTTTACAATATGCACAGTATGCTGAAAATATCGTTTTAGAGGCTCAACAATTCTTGACCCTTTGTAGGCATTAACCTGGTGAAAAGTACATGAGACGATGATTAGATTTTCAGAAGGCAGACAGTAGGACTTCAAAGTGATTGGCACTAATCTCAGCAAACAATAAATATTGAGGGGAAAATGTCCAAATGCAATTTCAATTGTGTCCGTACACGGGTCACCACATGTGCTGAATTACAAAGtgaatttctcttttttttttctctgttttctatCAGCATGGCCTGGGCATCCTTCACCTGTTGCATGGGCGCATCAGTCACCACCCTCAACTCCTACACGAAGACCGTCATCGAGTTTAGGCACAAACGCAAGACCTTTGAGCAAAGCATCCGCGAGGAGCACGCACGGGAGGCTTTCGGATATTTCCGAGAACGCTCCCTGCACTCCATCTCCAAATCCGTGGAGGTTTATTCCAGCCAGACCTTGAAAAGTGGCAGGAAAACGCTCATACCGGCTGACTCTCTGGACCTGAGTGACATTCCAACATCTTTGGGGGAAGAGCAGTGCTGAATGGGACAGGATAGAAGGTGGCGGCATTCCTCTTGGTGTGGCAACTTGATGAATGGAAGCGCTGTTCTCATTATGTGTTTGCCATTCAGTACtggactagtctcgcattgccagaccttccttcacagcgctgcggaggagcgtctggcgagtccacacagcattccgggatgggagaaaaacgtgctctggtttattggcatttctttaaacaaatcacaatcatcttgggcggcgctaagcgccgtacGGAGCAACtgcgccgctgcaaaatagcctcgggaagcaacttgttttggtggaacgtggacgttcaaaggttgttttagtcgtgcaatagaaaactcagattggacagatagtctagctagctgtcaccatttaccctgcagagatctgaggagcagttaaccatagtcctcataaatcgaccggagtttaaaatgtcaacacaaagaaagcagaaggtgacgggcgtccggccgaaatgaaagacatccggctgaatttccggtggcacctgaacaatcctggaagtgtAACGTCGTGGATAAAGACTAGTACGGGACAAACAGCTAACAGGATGTAAGGCCGCATCATTAGCTCCACCTGGTTCATTTTAACACTGCCTTAAGTTGTGGGTGTGTTGTTCATGTTGGTAGTCTGTTTGTGTAACCTACCACAACgatttaaaagaaatgtgaagTATACTCATATGAATAGAGTGAGGGCCTCTTAGATGTAAAAGCCTTATTAAACATGCTTCAgtcaatcaataaatcaatgcAAAGACAGTGTGACAGGTGTTCACCGGTTAACTGGTTTTCATTCAATAAAGCCACAGAGAGTTACTGCAAATGATGTGCCTACATATATAAATTGTAAACAAGTTGTGGAGTGGAAGTGTACAGTATTTATGTACAGAGAATGGCTGTGGAAAGTTGTGGGTCATTTTTTCTGTTGGATGTTCACTATCAGTGtgtttgtaattaattaatctgaaaACAGTCTGGGGGGGATCTTTAATATAACCACTGGTCATTGTTTGATAAAACCTAAAACTCAATGCCTATTCTGTGGCATTGTATTCATACTCCCTACAGAGGGCAGTGTTGTCTTAACAGACCATTTTCAAAATTACATTTCACtcaatttatttttgtaaatgtacTTCAGTTTGCTGGCTTACTTTGGCAAACATAGTTTGGTTTCAAAAGCAGTttcttaaaatgtaatttaatacaGCGGACAGTGACACATTTATATTTGACTCTTTTATTTGTACCTAGTGTTCATTTACATTTCACAGAGAATATATACTATTCAGTACTATACAGTATTAACAACTGGTGTTTATGATACAGAAATTACATTAGAAATGGCACAAAATCAGGcctagtgtatatatatattatcgtACTCATTTATCTCACAAGGCTTATATACTGTCATAGAAACATACTATTAAAATATATTGGTAATAAAAAAGGTGCATAAAGAGGTGGACCTGCACTCTCT contains these protein-coding regions:
- the LOC116043087 gene encoding germ cell-specific gene 1-like protein yields the protein MKTSRKCRSLLSVSLNFFALFFSITAFITTYWCVGTQRVPKPKCSKLRTHQCIDYGVNETDPNKVVYSWETGDDRFLFRQFHTGIWFSCEENIHDESEMCRSFIDLAPASEKGMLWLSLVSEMLYIILLVVGFSLMCLDLVHSSNVIDGLKLNAFAAVFTVLSGLLGMVAHVMYTQVFQVTVSLGPPDWRPYNWDYGWSFCMAWASFTCCMGASVTTLNSYTKTVIEFRHKRKTFEQSIREEHAREAFGYFRERSLHSISKSVEVYSSQTLKSGRKTLIPADSLDLSDIPTSLGEEQC